A stretch of DNA from Aerosakkonema funiforme FACHB-1375:
TATGCTATCTCTGGCAACCAATGCTTCCATTTTGGTGCTGCAACCTTGGTTAATTTGGCCGCCTGCGTTGCTGATTATCCTGACGGTATTGGCTTTTAATCTTCTGGGGGATGGACTGCGGGATGCTCTCGATCCTCGCAGTCAGCAGCGTTAGGGAGTGGGAAAGTCAAAAGTCAAAAGTCAAAAGTCAAAAGTCAAAAGGAAAAAAAGGGGATAGAGGGCAGGGAAAGTCAATCATTCAAAATTTCTCCCTTTTCCCTCTTCCCTTTTCCCTCCTCTCTCTTCCCCTAGCCCCTAACCCCTAACCCCTAACCCCTATTAGTGAAACATACTGCTAACAGAACTATCTTCGTGAATGCGCCAGATAGTTTCGCCCAGTACGTTTGCCACTGAAAGTACGGTTAGCTGTTCAAAGTTATGTTCCTCGCGAACCGGAATCGTATTGGTGACAATCACTTCTTCAAAGACACCGCTCGATAACCGTTCGATCGAAGGCGGAGAAAATACGGCGTGGGTGGCGCAGGCGTAAACTTGACGCGCTCCTTCTTTACGAAGCAGTCGCGCTCCTTCTGTAATGGTGCCACCAGTGTCGATCATATCGTCCACCAATACAGCTGTTTTGCCAGCCACATCGCCAATTACATTCAAAACTTCGGCGACATTATGAGCTTGACGGCGCTTATCGATAATTGCTAATGGGGCATCGTCGAGCTTTTTGGCAAATGCCCTAGCTCTCGCTACGCCACCCACATCTGGGGAGACAACAACGATATCGCTGAGATTTTTGCTCGCCAGGTAATCGAGTATGACCGGCGAACCGTAAACGTGATCGAAAGGAATATCGAAATAGCCTTGAATTTGGGCTGAGTGCAAATCCATTGCCAGAACGCGATTGGCTCCAGCCTCGGTAATCAGGTTGGCCACCAGCTTGGCTGTGATTGACTCTCGCCCTGCTGTTTTGCGATCGGCGCGGGCATACCCGTAGTATGGAATCACTGCGGTGATTTGCCTTGCCGAAGCGCGACGACAGGCATCAATCATGATCAGCAATTCCATCAGGTGATCGTTTACTGGGCGGCAAGATGGCTGAATGAGGTAAACATCGCAGCCCCGAATTGATTCCTGAATTTGAATATAAATTTCTCCATCAGCAAAATGCTTATGGATCATCGGCCCTAAGTCCATACCCAAGTAACGAGCTATTTCCTGGGCAAGAGGAACATTGGCTGTGCCAGAAAACAATCTCAGACGATTGTTAGCGCAGAGTACCGGTGGTGTCGGCTGAAGCGTCAAAGTAGCAGAGCGGATCACAGCAGACCCTCGAAGCGTGTTCATCGCTATCTTATCATTCTATTTTGCCAACAATATCCTGAATTTTTGCTTAAGAGATGATTCTTAGATCTGTTCGAGTTGATTAAGTCTGCTGAAGGCATAAACCGGGAGGGTTTCCAATAGCCTTATTCTTCGGGAAGCCTTTGCTTACCAGCAAACAGACTCTTATTGAAGACGGGTTTAATCCTTCTCCGTTAAATTACTTAGATTCGGGTTAAAGTGCCCTTTAGCCCGCCTTCAAGTTGGGCTAGAAAAGGGAGACAAACAAAGAAAATTAAACAGTCATCCTTGCCGATGACATGAATATCCAGCTATTAAAACCCTTGTCTCGTTCTATCTAAATGAGTTGACCGATTCACAAAGGTGCCAAGCTCGCGACGGTGAGTAAAAAAACTCATGGGTAAACAATAAAGTGAATCAGAGACTGTATAAGCAAACTCTGAATTCAGAGTTAAGCAAAATTTATTTAAATATGCAATTGCACAAATCGTCAAGTTTATGACTGAAAATGGTTTCAAAAAGCGATGTAGTAGGTTTAATGCCAGAAACGGATATATAACAGTCACCAAGAACCCACTTGATAGCTAAGGCGTTAACGCACAGGTAAAATCGCAGCCAGAGATGCTTCTTTTCATGCGTGCGGTACGATCGCTCAAGATATCCCCTCTCCGTCGCGTCGTTAAGCTACTGTTAAGCTACTGTAGGAAAATCTGAGCAGAAGTTGTACTTCCTTATGTATCGCCTTGACCTATTACTATAGATCTAAAATGCTCCCTCCTCAGAAAAACCGACATTAACCCGCGCCCACCCATTAAACCGCGATGCAACCACCGCTTCCCATTGGGACTGTTCTGCAAAACCGCTACCGCTTGGCAAAGATCTTAGGTCAGGGGGGGTTTGGACGAACTTATCTGGCACAAGACCAGGGGCGCTTTAACGAACTGTGCGCTCTGAAGGAGTTGATTCCTTCTCAAACGGGGGTCTACTCTGTGGAAAAGTACAAAGAACTTTTCCAAAGAGAGGCAAGCGCACTTTACCAGATTCAGCACGCCCAAATTCCCCAATTCCGCGCCACGTTTGAGCAAGATGGGCGCTTGTTTTTGGTGCAGGATTATGTGGAAGGAAAAACTTATCGCACGCTGCTAAAGGAACGCAGAGCGGAAGGAAAAAGGTTTTCGGAAGGCGAGGTTTTGCAGCTTTTACAGCAACTGCTGCCGGTGTTACACCATATCCACGGCAAGGGTATTATTCACCGAGATATCTCGCCGGACAATATCATACTGCGCGATCGCGATCGCCTACCTGTGCTGATTGACTTCGGTGTGGTCAAAGAATTAGCAACTCGGTTTCAATATTCTTCCACGCCACCGGCAACGATGGTAGGTAAAATGGGCTACGCGCCTCTCGAACAAATCCAAACTGGCAGAGCTTATCCCAGCAGCGACCTCTACGCTCTTGCCGTTACAGCAATAGTTTTACTCACCGTTCAGGAACCGCAGGTATTATTTGATGAAGCTACACTGACGTGGAATTGGTATCGATGGATACCGCCGATTAATTCGGGGCTGACGCAGGTGTTGAATAAAATGTTAAGTTACAGACCGGGCGATCGCTACCAGGAAGCCCGTGAAGTGGCGCGGGCGCTAGCTGATGCCCTCAACCTCCAGCCCCAAACTCAGAAGCCACCGCAAGCATATGCGCCGACCTCTGCCAATACTTCACAAATGCAAACTGTGGCCGTTGGGGGGCGTCCCGAACCCAGACAGGGAGTTGCAAAATCTGTAGAAGTTGGGGAAACCCCAGAAAAAGAAAGCGCAATGCCCTCTCAGAAACCCGATCCCGTCACTACACCAACCAGTAGCTCTAATTGGGATAATCCTTGGATCGTCGCTTTTGTGGGCGTAATTTTGGCAATATTAGCTGGGGTCGGTTCTTGGGCTTTGGTAAGTTATCTTCTTAACCATCAGTTGCTGGTGCGAACTTCTCAGCGGACGCCGACACCTGCAACACAGGTATTTTCTAATACCGATAAGCCATTAGCAACAAATTTAGAAAGTCCCTCTCCCACAAACAGTCCTGAACCAGTTACTTACAGCAAGCGTCTCACGCTGGTAGCTGATGACACTCTTTCTGTTTCAGACAAGCTGAAAGCTAACGCTACGGTTAAGTACATCATTTCTGGCGAACAAGGGCAAAAGTTAAGAGTTTCTCTGAAAGAAAAAGGTATTTTGATGACGGTGTTGGGCCCAAATGAAGAACCAGTTGATGGGCGATCGAAGCTGGTGACCCGCTGGGAAGGGACACTTTCTTTTGATGGAGATTATGCGATCGAACTTGTCACGGCTAAAGGAGTTTCAGAAAGTGAGTATAATCTAGACCTGCGGGTTAGCAACCCAGAACCAACTCCAACCCCGACGTCTACACCAACAGACACGCCTACACCGACACCCACAGACACACCCACAGACACGCCTACAGACACACCCACAGACACACCCACAGACACACCCACAGACACACCGACGCCGAGTGAGAGCCCTTCTCCAAAAGCGCTTGTTGATGCAGAACCGATCGATTTTCCTAATGACGCGACGGGGACGCAAGTTTTTTCCGGCCAAACCAGTCCTAAAATAATTAAGCGTTACCTAGTTAATATGAGGGAAGGTCAGATATTGAGTGCGCGAATTCAAAAGGGAGAAGCTACATTAGATATTCGCTCTCCCAATGGAGAACTGGTGGAAAATGCTTCTGGACTGGGAGAATGGGAGGCAAAAGTAGAAGAGAGCGGGGAATATCAAATTGATGTGAAGTCAAGCAAAGAAACTGAGTTCTCTGTTGATATTAGCGTGCGGAATTAGCTATTAGTTATCAGTCCTATGTTAGTCTTCCGTTAATAATTTCCCATATTACCAATGAACGCCATTTTAATTTCTGCTACCGATACAAACGCCGGAAAAACTGTTTTAACAGCCGCATTAGCAGCTTATTGGCAAACTTACCGATCGGCTGAGAGTTTGGCTATTTTTAAACCCATACAGACTGGTGTAGGCGATCGCGAATTGTATAGCCAGTTATTTTCGCTCAATCAATCTTTAGAAGAAATTACACCACTTCACTTTCAAGCCCCTCTAGCACCTCCTATTGCAGCCGAAAAAGAGGGGAGTTGGGTTGATTTAAAAAAACCTTGGCAAGCTTTAGAAATTTTACGAAAACAGCGAGATTTTGTATTAGTAGAAGCTTTGGGAGGTTTGGGTTCTCCTGTAACATACGAACTTACAGTAGCAGATTTAGCTAGGGATTGGGCATTGCCCACTGTTTTGGTAGTACCCATAAAATTGGGTTGTTTAGCGCAAGTAGTTGCTAATGTTGCTCTAGCGCGTCAGTCAAAAGTTAATTTAAAAGGTATCGTTCTGAATTGCGTTCAACCTTGTACGGATGCAGAAATTACCGACCTTGCACCAATTGATTTAATCCAATCTTTGACAAATACATTAGTTTTAGGGGTAATACCGTATTTAGAAAATCCAAACGATTTAAGTAAATTGGCTCAAGTTGCCGCTCACATAGAATTAGAATACTTAATGACGCATTAGTTAGAGGTAATAGTTTTTTTGTAAAAGCTTGTTAACAGCAATTACAAATAATAGAAATATCTCCAAATTAAATGTGTTCTACTATAACTTTTGTCCAGACCTTATATCCAACATCTCTACATTAGATTTGGAGATATCTAATAGACATCTCCAAAAATTCTTGTGGGGTAGGCATCCTGCCTGCTGTTTGAGATTGTTTTGGATGTCTAATCAACCATAAAGCAACTGGTAATCTACCCGGATTTGGTATCACGGAAATTTCTAATATTATCAAAAAATTATAATTTTCGCTGAAAACTTTAGATTAATTTCACAAATCACTACAGATTATTACTAAGAGTGTGAGTTAATCTGTCATTAGACAGATGAATTCAAAGTATAAAAATATGTGAAGCAGACGCGAGATTGTGAAATCGCTTTACTTATCAAAACTTATTGAATTACTGTTCTAGCGTCCTACACATTGCCGTACACAAAGGAGTACCAAAAAGATATGGTTTTACCTATAGACTTGAATAACCAGCCATCTTGGTTCGATCCGGAATATTACTTAAATGAAAACGTAGATGTAAAAATCGCTATTGATGCAGGTATTGTCAATTCTGCATTAGAACACTTTGCCTATTTCGGGGCGAAGGAAAGTAGAAACCCGCACAAAAATTTTAATAGCGATTTTTATTTAGAACAGTATAGCGATGTTGCAGATGCAGTTACTAAAGGAGAGTTTGAAAGTGCATTTCAACATTGGCTTTTGTTTGGTCAGTACGAAGGTCGCGTCACCACATCGCAAGAGTTAGTCAGCACCTTAGTTCCGCCTATTCTGGGAACCTTTAGCGACGAAACTCCGGTGCAGCAAAATCCCACGGTTGACCTGTCTGCTTTGGGATTCCGGTTTTTGAACAAACCTCTCAAAGTCGCTGAGGGTTTGGAGCTCGTGGCTACTGGGCCAAGTCCCGATCGCTTGAGCATCCGCAAGCCAGATAATGTGAATGCGGCAGACACAACCAATGCCGACCAACTGTGGTCTGGAGGCGGTTTGGGATTAAACCTGAACGGTACTGGCGTAACTGTAGGAATTTGGGACGGCGGTAGAGTTCGCAACACACACCAAGAGTTTGGTTCTCGCGTCACCTTTGGCGATTCTGCCTCAAGTTTTGAAGATCACGCCACCCACGTTGCTGGAACTATTGGTGCTACTGGCGTTAACCCCTCAGCGCATGGCATGGCCGATCGCGTCAATATTCGCAGCTATGACTGGAACGACGATTATGCGGAGATGAACGCTGCTGCTTCCCAAATCGACCTCTCCAATCATTCTTACGGAAGTTTGTCTGGTTGGGATTTATACAATTGGGGTTCGGGAAATGAGGATACCTGGTTTGGCGATCGCTCTCTTTCTGCCACCGAAGACCCCAATTTTGGTAAATACAGCACCACTGCTCGCGATTTAGACCAAGTGCTGTACAACAATCCCAACCTCCTGAGTATTTGGGCGGCGGGGAACGATCGCGATGATGTTTATCGTAACTACAAAGGCAACAACACTTATGTAACCTATCTATCCAATGCCATTGGAGGGCCTGGTTGGTATCGGGTTTCCACCACCAAATATGCAGCTCCTCCAGGAGACGGTAACGGCGGTACCGGTTACGACAGCCTCACCCCCGCCCAAGTAGCAAAAAATACTCTTGTTGTGGGTGCGATCGACGATATCACTGCCGACCCCTACAACAACAGCAACGTCAAAATGGCATATTTCTCCAATTGGGGGCCAACAGATGACGGTCGCGTCAGACCAGATGTGGTGGGTAACGGCGTGAATCTGTTCTCCTCCGTCGCCACTTCCGATACTGCTTATGCCACCTACTCCGGCACTTCGATGGCCACGCCCAACGTTACCGGCACGGCGGCACTACTTTACCAACATTACAAAAATCTCTACGGCGGTGCTTCTCCTAAGAGCGCTACCATGAAAGGCTTGCTGATTCACACTGCTTTTGACAGCGGCAATGTGGGGCCAGATTATACCTACGGTTGGGGTGTGGTAGACGGTGCGGCGGCGGCTAAGTTCCTGACTAATGCCAAAAGCGCAAATCAAACGGATCTGCTATTTGAACAAACCTATACCGGGACAGCGAGAACACTAAACGTGAACTCCAACGGCAGTAGCCCTCTCAAGGCGACGATCGTTTGGACTGACCCGGCTGGCCCTTTGCAAAACAACAATCTGGACGACCCAACGTCGGTTTTGGTAAATGACCTGGATTTGTGGATAACAGGCCCCAACGGTATT
This window harbors:
- a CDS encoding ribose-phosphate pyrophosphokinase — protein: MNTLRGSAVIRSATLTLQPTPPVLCANNRLRLFSGTANVPLAQEIARYLGMDLGPMIHKHFADGEIYIQIQESIRGCDVYLIQPSCRPVNDHLMELLIMIDACRRASARQITAVIPYYGYARADRKTAGRESITAKLVANLITEAGANRVLAMDLHSAQIQGYFDIPFDHVYGSPVILDYLASKNLSDIVVVSPDVGGVARARAFAKKLDDAPLAIIDKRRQAHNVAEVLNVIGDVAGKTAVLVDDMIDTGGTITEGARLLRKEGARQVYACATHAVFSPPSIERLSSGVFEEVIVTNTIPVREEHNFEQLTVLSVANVLGETIWRIHEDSSVSSMFH
- a CDS encoding serine/threonine-protein kinase, with protein sequence MQPPLPIGTVLQNRYRLAKILGQGGFGRTYLAQDQGRFNELCALKELIPSQTGVYSVEKYKELFQREASALYQIQHAQIPQFRATFEQDGRLFLVQDYVEGKTYRTLLKERRAEGKRFSEGEVLQLLQQLLPVLHHIHGKGIIHRDISPDNIILRDRDRLPVLIDFGVVKELATRFQYSSTPPATMVGKMGYAPLEQIQTGRAYPSSDLYALAVTAIVLLTVQEPQVLFDEATLTWNWYRWIPPINSGLTQVLNKMLSYRPGDRYQEAREVARALADALNLQPQTQKPPQAYAPTSANTSQMQTVAVGGRPEPRQGVAKSVEVGETPEKESAMPSQKPDPVTTPTSSSNWDNPWIVAFVGVILAILAGVGSWALVSYLLNHQLLVRTSQRTPTPATQVFSNTDKPLATNLESPSPTNSPEPVTYSKRLTLVADDTLSVSDKLKANATVKYIISGEQGQKLRVSLKEKGILMTVLGPNEEPVDGRSKLVTRWEGTLSFDGDYAIELVTAKGVSESEYNLDLRVSNPEPTPTPTSTPTDTPTPTPTDTPTDTPTDTPTDTPTDTPTDTPTPSESPSPKALVDAEPIDFPNDATGTQVFSGQTSPKIIKRYLVNMREGQILSARIQKGEATLDIRSPNGELVENASGLGEWEAKVEESGEYQIDVKSSKETEFSVDISVRN
- a CDS encoding S8 family serine peptidase — translated: MVLPIDLNNQPSWFDPEYYLNENVDVKIAIDAGIVNSALEHFAYFGAKESRNPHKNFNSDFYLEQYSDVADAVTKGEFESAFQHWLLFGQYEGRVTTSQELVSTLVPPILGTFSDETPVQQNPTVDLSALGFRFLNKPLKVAEGLELVATGPSPDRLSIRKPDNVNAADTTNADQLWSGGGLGLNLNGTGVTVGIWDGGRVRNTHQEFGSRVTFGDSASSFEDHATHVAGTIGATGVNPSAHGMADRVNIRSYDWNDDYAEMNAAASQIDLSNHSYGSLSGWDLYNWGSGNEDTWFGDRSLSATEDPNFGKYSTTARDLDQVLYNNPNLLSIWAAGNDRDDVYRNYKGNNTYVTYLSNAIGGPGWYRVSTTKYAAPPGDGNGGTGYDSLTPAQVAKNTLVVGAIDDITADPYNNSNVKMAYFSNWGPTDDGRVRPDVVGNGVNLFSSVATSDTAYATYSGTSMATPNVTGTAALLYQHYKNLYGGASPKSATMKGLLIHTAFDSGNVGPDYTYGWGVVDGAAAAKFLTNAKSANQTDLLFEQTYTGTARTLNVNSNGSSPLKATIVWTDPAGPLQNNNLDDPTSVLVNDLDLWITGPNGITYRPWTLDPANPSASAVRTAANHRDNTEQVLIDAPIAGNYTINIGHTGSSFTQNYSLLIGGVTSASSSTNIIGTAGNDTLNGTAGNDTIAGLDGDDILNGLDGNDSIDGGNGSDTLDGGSGNDSLAGGAGNDIYVVDSSNDAIVENSNGGIDTVLSSVSWTLGDNLENLTLTGTGAINGTGNTLDNVIAGNTGNNVLGGDVGNDTLSGNGGNDNLNGGNGSDSLNGGDGLDTIAGGFGIDTISGGAGNDVLTGQGSSDSFVYATGSAFAAADVGVDSITDFVPGIDRIVLSKQTFTALLSSVGNGFSIASDFATVLTDTGAATNGARIVYNRVNGNLFYNQNGAASGFGSGDKFATLATKPLISAADFSLV
- the bioD gene encoding dethiobiotin synthase, encoding MNAILISATDTNAGKTVLTAALAAYWQTYRSAESLAIFKPIQTGVGDRELYSQLFSLNQSLEEITPLHFQAPLAPPIAAEKEGSWVDLKKPWQALEILRKQRDFVLVEALGGLGSPVTYELTVADLARDWALPTVLVVPIKLGCLAQVVANVALARQSKVNLKGIVLNCVQPCTDAEITDLAPIDLIQSLTNTLVLGVIPYLENPNDLSKLAQVAAHIELEYLMTH